The window GGAGCGGATGGTGCGTGACACGGCGCGTGAGTTCGTGGAGGACAAGGTCAAGCCCGTGGTGGCCGACCACTGGATCGAGGGGACGTTCCCGATGGAACTCGTCGGGGAGATGGGCGAGCTGGGGTTCTACGCGCCCAATCTCTCCGGGTACGGGCTGCCGGACCTCAGCGAGACGGCGTACGGCATCCTGATGCAGGAGCTGGAGGCGGGCGACTCGGGGCTGCGGTCGATGGCGTCGGTGCAGGGCTCGCTGGTGATGTACCCGATTCACGCGTACGGGAGCGAGGCCCAGAAGGACGAGTGGCTCGAGGCGATGGGGACCGGCGAGAAAATCGGCTGCTTCGGGCTGACCGAGCCCAACCACGGGTCGAACCCCTCGCGGATGGAGACGTCCGCCGAGGCCGAGGACGACGGGTACGTGCTGAACGGCACCAAGACGTGGATTACGAACTCACCGCTCGCCGATGTCGCTGTGGTGTGGGCGAAGGACCGCTCGGACCCGGACGACCCGGTTCGTGGATTCCTGGTGGAGACGGACCGCGACGGCGTCGAGACGCCGAAAATCGACGAGAAGCTCTCGCTGCGGGCTTCGATTACGGGGCAGATCGAGCTCTCGAACGTCTACGTCCCCGAAGCGAACGTGCTGCCGGGCGTGCAGGGGATGAAGGGGCCGCTGTCCTGCCTGACGCAGGCGCGCTACGGGATTGCCTGGGGCGCGGTCGGTGCGGCCATGGACTGTTTCGAGACCGCGCGGGAGTACGCGACGGACCGCGAGCAGTTCGGCAAGCCCATCGGGAGTTTCCAGCTCCAGCAGGAGAAGCTGGCCGAGATGGCCACTCAGATCACGACCGCGCAGCTCCTGGCCCAGCGTCTGGCCGAGCTGAAGGAGCGCGGTGACCTGCGCCCGGAGCAGGTCTCGATGGCCAAGCGCAACAACGTCCGAATGGCGCGTGACCAGTCCCGCATCGCCCGTGAGATGCTGGGCGGGAACGGCATCACGGCGGACTACTCGCCGATGCGCCACATGGCCAACCTCGAAACGGTCTACACCTACGAGGGCACCCACGACATCCACTCGCTCATCCTCGGCCACGACCTGACCGGCATCCCCGCATTCGAGTGACCGACCGATGAGTGCCAACCCATCAGACACCGACCCGGTCGTGGTCGCGGCCTGGCGCACGCCGCAGGGGAAACAGGGGGGCGTCTACGCCGACACCCGGAGCGAGGAGCTCTCGGTCGCCGTCGTGAACGAACTGCTGGCCGAGACGGGCCTGCCAGGGGAGCAGGTCGACGACCTCCAGTGGGGCTGTGCGAAGCAGGTGAAAGAGCAGGGGAACAACCTCGCCCGCGTCATCACCCTCCTCTCGGACCTGGGCGAGTCGGTCCCCGGGACGACCATCGACCGGCTCTGTGGCTCCTCCGCGCAGGCCATCGCCGCCGCCGCGGACCACATCCGCGCCGGCCAGCGCGACGTGATCATCGCCGGCGGCGTCGAGAACATGTCCCGCGTCGAGCGCGACCACGGAATCGACTCCTATCCCGGCATCCGCGAGCGGTACGACACCGACGCCCTCCAGATGGGGCAGACCGCCGAGGCCGTCGCCGAGCGGTTCGACGTCGCCCGCGAGGCCCAGGACTCATACGCCGCCCGCTCACAGCAGCGGGCCGTCGCGGCGACCGAGGCCGGCCGGTTCGACGACGAAATCGTTCCCATCGAGACGGCCGACGGCGTCGTCACCGAGGACGAGGGGCTCCGCCCCGGCACGACGGCGGAGAAACTCGCCGAGTTGCCGACCGTCTTCCGCGAGGACGGAACCGTCACGCCGGGCAACGCCTCGCAGATCTCCGACGGGGCCGCCGGCGTGCTGCTCGCGTCGCGGGCCTTCGCCGACGCGCACGACCTCCCGGTCCTCGCGGAGGTCGGCGCTCACGACGTGGCCGGCGTCGACCCCGAGGTCATGGGTATCGGTCCGGTTCCCGCCGTCCGCGGGCTCACCGAGCGCGCCGGGACGACCATCGACGACTACGACCTCGTCGAGTTGAACGAGGCGTTCGCGAGCCAGACGCTGTACTGCCAGCGCGAACTCGGTATCGAGGACGAGCGGTTCAACGTCAACGGCGGCGCCATCGCCATCGGTCACCCGCTCGGGGCCAGTGGTGCCCGGCTCCCGACGACGCTCATCCACGAACTGGACCGTCGCGGCGGTGGCCGCGGGCTCTCGACGATGTGCATCGGCTACGGCCAGGGCATCGCCATCGAGTTCATCGTTCCCTGACTGGCGCCGCCCCCCCGAGCGCATCATCCAGCGGAAGCGGCCGCGGTAATCAGCTGAGACGACGGTTCCGGCGCTGTCAGTCGGTGATACGGCGCCAGGAGAACACCCCTCCGAGCAGTAGTCCGAGCCCGACCAGCAGATATCCCAGTGCGCTGCTGCGGTCGCCGTACCACGGGCGCTCGACGCAGTTCCCACGGATGCTGTGCGCCCGGTAGTTCCGGCCGTCGAACACGACGTACGGGGGAAGCGTGTCCGCCGCGGCCATCCGGTCCCGGTCCTGGAACCGGACGAACGACCCGTTCGCGGCACGCCCCTCGTCGAAGACGGTCTGCTGGGTCTCGTTGAGTGCGCGGTACCGGCTCCGCTCTCGCTCGTCGGGAGGCTCCTCGTCCAACTCGTACACCGCGAGCTGGACCAGTTCACAATCCGCAATCGAGGTCGAACGCATGGGTGGCTCGGTCGGCCCCACCGGGGCCACGATAAGGCCGGAACCGGTGACGACGAGGACGAGCACACCGGCGAGTACCCCTCGCTCCCGGGTCGTGAACGACATCCGGTTCAGCGTATGGAAACGGGGGCGATAACGGTTCCCACTATCCGGTTCGCCACTACTCGGCGTCCAGAGCAGCGGCCGACAGTTCCGTCCGGGGGAGCCTCAGTCGCCGCTCCGGAGTTCGTACTTCTGGACCTTGCCGGTCTCGGTCCGTGGCAGTTCCTCGCGGAACTCCACGATGCGGGGGTGTTTGTACTCGGCGAGCGCGTCGAGGCAGTACTGCTTGATCTCCTCTTCGGTCACGTCCTCGCCGGGCTCGTAGCCGGCTGCCGGGACGACGAGTGCCTTGATGGTCTGCCCGCGGCGCTCGTCGTCGACGCCGACGACCGCGGCGTCGGCGATGGCCTCGTGTTCGTAGAGGAGTTCCTCGACCTCGCGCGGGTAGACGTTGTAGCCCCCCGTGACGATCATGTGTTTCTTCCGGTCGACGACGTAGAAGAAGTCGTCCTCGTCCCAGTAGCCGAGGTCGCCGGTGTGGAACCAGCGCTTGCCGTCGGCCTCGGTGAACGCCGCCTCGTTCGCCTCGGGGAGGCCGTAGTAGCCCTGCATCACGTTCGGCCCGGCGACGACGAGTTCCCCGACGACCGCGTCGAGGTCCGCCTCGTCCTCGTCGACCGGCCCGCGCTCGACGCGGGGCAGCTCCTCGAACTGCTGGTCGACGATCTTCGCGTCCACGGCGTCGATGGGCTGGCCGATGCTGCCCTTCCGCCGGGCGCCCGGCCGGTTCGCGTGGGTAACGGGCGAGGTTTCGGTGAGGCCGTATCCCTCGTAGAGGTCGACGCCGAACAGCTCCTCGAACGTCTCCAGCACCTCCATCGGGAGGCTGGAGCCGCCGGAGTTGACGAACCGGAGCGAGGAGAGGTCCCGGTCGGCGGCGTCGGGCTGGTTGATCATGTCGTTGAACATCGCCGGCACGCCGAACATGACCGTGATGCCACGGTCCTCGATGAGGTCGAACACGGCCTGCGGGTCCCACTCCGTGACCGGCACGTAGGTCGCGCCCTGGAACATGGCGGCGTTCATCACGCCGGACATGCCGTAGATGTGGAACAGCGGCAGCGTCCCCACGAGTTCGTCGTCGGGGCCGAGGCTCGGATCCATCACCGTCGCGTTCGCCATCGAGTTCGACGCGAGGTTGTCGTGGCTCAGGAGCACACCCTTCGGCTGCCCGGTCGTCCCCGAGGTGTACGGCTGGACCGCGATGTCGTCGTCGCCGCGCTCGACGACCGGCAGGGTGTCGGCGGCCAGGAACGACGCGAAACCGACGGCGTCCGCCGTCGTTTTGTCCGCATCCGCCGCGCTGTCACCGACGCTGATGACCGTCTCGACGTCCGTGTCGTCCTGCACCGCGGCGACGGCGTCGGCGTTCTCGGCGAGCGTGACGACCGCCTTCGCCCCGCTGTCGGCCAGCAGGTGGCTGATCTCGCGGGCCTTGTACTGCGGGTTCATCGGGACGACGATGGCGCCGGCCCGGAGCGTCCCGTAGAACGCCGTCACGAACTGCGGGAGGTTCGGGAGGTAGATGCCGACGCGGTCGTCGGCGCCGACGCCGCGCTCGTCGAGTGCGGCGGCGAACTGCCCGGTTCGCTCCCAGAACTCGGCGTAGGACTGCTCGGTGCCGTGGTAGGCGATGGCGGTGGCGTCGGGCGTCGATTCGACTGTGTCTCTGACTTCGCTGACGAGGTTCGTCATTGGTTGGTGTGGTGTGTCGTGTGGTTGGCGGTCGATACGGGGTCAGTCGTGGACGAGCACGTCCACCACGCTCGGCCCGTCGGTGTCGAGGGCC of the Haloglomus salinum genome contains:
- a CDS encoding acyl-CoA dehydrogenase family protein, which gives rise to MIDYVDLESDLTEEERMVRDTAREFVEDKVKPVVADHWIEGTFPMELVGEMGELGFYAPNLSGYGLPDLSETAYGILMQELEAGDSGLRSMASVQGSLVMYPIHAYGSEAQKDEWLEAMGTGEKIGCFGLTEPNHGSNPSRMETSAEAEDDGYVLNGTKTWITNSPLADVAVVWAKDRSDPDDPVRGFLVETDRDGVETPKIDEKLSLRASITGQIELSNVYVPEANVLPGVQGMKGPLSCLTQARYGIAWGAVGAAMDCFETAREYATDREQFGKPIGSFQLQQEKLAEMATQITTAQLLAQRLAELKERGDLRPEQVSMAKRNNVRMARDQSRIAREMLGGNGITADYSPMRHMANLETVYTYEGTHDIHSLILGHDLTGIPAFE
- a CDS encoding thiolase family protein, with the protein product MSANPSDTDPVVVAAWRTPQGKQGGVYADTRSEELSVAVVNELLAETGLPGEQVDDLQWGCAKQVKEQGNNLARVITLLSDLGESVPGTTIDRLCGSSAQAIAAAADHIRAGQRDVIIAGGVENMSRVERDHGIDSYPGIRERYDTDALQMGQTAEAVAERFDVAREAQDSYAARSQQRAVAATEAGRFDDEIVPIETADGVVTEDEGLRPGTTAEKLAELPTVFREDGTVTPGNASQISDGAAGVLLASRAFADAHDLPVLAEVGAHDVAGVDPEVMGIGPVPAVRGLTERAGTTIDDYDLVELNEAFASQTLYCQRELGIEDERFNVNGGAIAIGHPLGASGARLPTTLIHELDRRGGGRGLSTMCIGYGQGIAIEFIVP
- a CDS encoding long-chain-fatty-acid--CoA ligase; this translates as MTNLVSEVRDTVESTPDATAIAYHGTEQSYAEFWERTGQFAAALDERGVGADDRVGIYLPNLPQFVTAFYGTLRAGAIVVPMNPQYKAREISHLLADSGAKAVVTLAENADAVAAVQDDTDVETVISVGDSAADADKTTADAVGFASFLAADTLPVVERGDDDIAVQPYTSGTTGQPKGVLLSHDNLASNSMANATVMDPSLGPDDELVGTLPLFHIYGMSGVMNAAMFQGATYVPVTEWDPQAVFDLIEDRGITVMFGVPAMFNDMINQPDAADRDLSSLRFVNSGGSSLPMEVLETFEELFGVDLYEGYGLTETSPVTHANRPGARRKGSIGQPIDAVDAKIVDQQFEELPRVERGPVDEDEADLDAVVGELVVAGPNVMQGYYGLPEANEAAFTEADGKRWFHTGDLGYWDEDDFFYVVDRKKHMIVTGGYNVYPREVEELLYEHEAIADAAVVGVDDERRGQTIKALVVPAAGYEPGEDVTEEEIKQYCLDALAEYKHPRIVEFREELPRTETGKVQKYELRSGD